Genomic segment of Chelmon rostratus isolate fCheRos1 chromosome 2, fCheRos1.pri, whole genome shotgun sequence:
TTGCCTCTATTTCTGCCCCCTTTGTGAGGTCGTCCATGCGGGCCACTGTGCAGCCCTGCCGTCCCTGAAACTAAGCGGCACCTGTCTCCCTCTACGTGAGCAGAGTCGCTGTTAGAGAGCAATGTAGGTCAGCTTATGTTCTCAATAGAGGGCATGGGGGAAGATAGCAGCACAAGCACAATACCCACTCTCATTTTTATGCCTGTTGGAGGTCCTCTAAATACAGCTTGGCTTACCTCcttttcagtggaaacaggTTGAGTTACCTTCTGTGGCCGAAGGGACTTTGACTAAAGCCTCTGGGTCGCTTTTTCCCACAGAGGCCAATGAGGAAAGCGATGTTAGGAGCAAATAACACAGCACTTTAAGTACTTTGCTAATGGTGTAAAAGCTAAAGCTGTGGGGAACTGGGGCAATTAGTATACATTCTAGATAaacctgttttttaaatatctgcacagcgtcattaaaaaaaagggaatatCTCAATGCAAGAGTGCCATTTAAAAGAAGCTGCATATCCCCCAAAGCCAAACACTgcataaaacattacaaaaatatgagaaaatgctgttcataaatgttgtctttgtgaaaAGATTATCTTGCTATTGAAGGCACGGTCAAAAATACACGTAGACGACAGAAACAATGTTGATCTAAATGCTGTGTGAGACTGTTAACATTCTTTGCTTGCTAACTATTCATGCTTGCTTtgcacagaagaggaggaggaggaggaggaggaggtggaagaggtagtagaagaggaggaggaaggtagTACTGCTTATGCTAATATCTGTTTGTACGCCAGTAACAAATAGATATGAATTTATTCTTAACACACAGTTATCAGTCATGTAGTGTGATTATTAGTGTACATGTACTAAAGGAGTGTATCATCGCTGGctaaggaaaaacatttttatccaAAACCTGAACTTAATGACATTATACAATTAACATTTACAGTCAGTTCATCTGATGAATACAAGGTTTTGACCGGACAATTATGATATATGTCAGGGAATATTACGTGAAGCCATTTCTAATAACATAATTGCACCTGTATCCGCTGGAACTGCAGTTATTGCTGAAACTTCAATCCCGTTTTTCAGCATAGTTTAAAAAGCGAACTTTAAGACAGATGAACAGTctcactctctgcctccccGACACCGAGCAGTGGCTCCGTGGCTCAGGTGTGGCGAAAACATCTGAGTCATCTGATGCTAATCTAAAGCAGTCTCCTCTGAACTctcagagagaaacacaccaGCATACCTTTCTGGCTCGAGTCCATCAGCGCTGACAGGAGAGGGTCAGATATGTGCCCGGAGTCAACTGAGGTCATTCCAGCTCCTTTATTACTGACAGCTACTCCCTGCCTTTAAATTAGAGACCAGCCAGAGGCCAATGTGTGTCAGTCAACAATGACACTTGATGTATTAAACATGTCTATACCAGAGAGCCTTGTAAAAATACAGAATCTAATACCTTGGACATATAAAGTGCTAAGAGTGAAAGTTTTATTCTCATTCTGATATCAAACATATACAACTCTTATACTTGGGAGACTCAGACTATTATAGAGTTATAAAAATCTCAAAAATACCTAAAAACACTATGATACTGGCCATAATAagtataataacaataatcagtTAAATCAAACTTAAGACACCTTTTCTTACTGCACTTTTTAAAGACTTAATCTTCCTGAGAGTCTCCTGTAGCTCTGTTCATCAGCGTCGCCATTCTCCACCTGTCAGTGTGAGCCCtctgcacattttctccatcactCAATGTTGACTTAACCCTGGCCCTCTCATCTTTCAGCAGATGCCTCAGAGGAGAATGAAGGAGGTATGGACAGATGATTTCagtaaagagtgtgtgtgtgacagagaaaaatgctgctcagtggggttttttaagaaaaatatgCTGCCTCCTTAACTAAGTATTctactttgctttttcttttcatggacTCACAGAAGAGGCAAAGCCCAAGTCAAAGTGAGGACAGAGtttagaaatatttaaattgAGGCAGAATTTTCCGTGCGAGATATACCAAGATGAAAAGGTTTTcactcttccctcctcctcaggCCTGGTTTTGTGCCTTGCTTGGCAGCTCCCAAAATcccagagggagaaaaagtgGACTTTGATGTGAGTTCATCTCAAGACTGATCAAAGTTACTGTACACCCGCAAAGCGTTCCTTCGTCGGGTAATGCTTCAGCTCACAGTTCGGCTTCCTGCTTTAATTTCAGGACATCCATCGAAAACGGATGGAAAAGGACCTGACGGAGCTCCAGACTCTGATTGAAGCTCACTTTGAGAAGCgtaagaaggaggaagaagagctcCTTAGCCTCACAGCTCGCATTGTGCGTCTCACTCTTCTGCTGCGATATATTGAATGTTTAGTCTCAGGTATTACCCTCCATGTTTTTCTTGTCACATTTTGAATTCACAGGGTTTGTTCTGCTCggttcttttctttccttcaggAGAAACGCAggtcagagagagcagagcagatgaagaTCAGGgcggagagggaaagagaacGGCAGAACAGAGTAGCTGTACGTGGACGAATAACCTTTACAGAACATAGCTGTGAGGCAGACGAGCTTCCTGAAGCCTGAAAGGCGTCTAGGAAGCCGTCAGATGTGGACGTATGCTTAAACGTATCATCATCTCTTCCACCAGGAAGAGAAAGCGagaaaagaggatgaggaagcaaaaaagaaagcagaCGAAGATGCCAGGAAGAAGATGATTCTGTCCAACTTGACTTTCACTGGATATAaggtgatgtttttttgtttttttttgcacacaacatacagtataatcacATCACCAcatgtttcctctcctcctgaccaACAGACACAGACCGGgccaaaaagacaaacagaaagagagaagaagaagaagatcctCAATGATCGACGAAAAGAGTTAGATATAGATCAAATGAAAGAAGACAAACTCAGGTAAGATGAACGCAGCGACAACGACTGAGTTCATGCTCTCTCAGATCAACCCAAATGCTTTCTTTGATCAATGTCAGATGAAATAATCCAACCATCTTGTATTATCCACCATGCGAGCACCATGAAATGCTTTCACTTTATTGTCGGTGCTGATCCAGGGAGAAAGCGAAGGAGCTGTGGGACTGGATTCGTCAGCTGGAGGCGGAGAAATTTGAGTTTCAGTACAAGCACACGAAGCAGAAGTATGAGGTTAGAAGTCAAACGTAAATTCTTGTGGTGTCATCATAATCATTTGTACCTCACCGCCGTGTCTTTGGAAACAAACAGGATCTAGGACGCAGGCCAAAATATGAACAGACGAAGACAGAAAGATTTATGAGGACATTCACTTACATAAACACAATATCTGACAGCCAGTTTCTCAGTTATCATAAATGGAACTCAGCCGTGATTTAATATCAGTATACCTGACAGGAATACTGCCCTACAAAAGCActatttacagaaacagtgacaATAAAACAAGAGTTAATTTTGAAGCTAGTTAGCCAAACTGGCCCCCCACCCCTGAAGAAAATTAGTCTCAAATAATTTGATCTATATTGAACTAATAAACTTCATTAATCTgtgacatatttaaatatgtgatttaaatgttgcaaaacatcattaaatcaCAGGAATTCCACTAGAATCAGATTTGCTAGTTTAGCAAGTGCTAGCCTCCTTTTTTTGCTCCATCATGATGACGTTCAGCTGCTGCCTCACGTATGTGGGACGCCAAGTTGAGTTACTCACATGTAAGATCATCAGAATCAGGCTTTCTATTGCAGCGAGCAGGCTGGAAAACATGGTTACAATTAGC
This window contains:
- the tnnt2b gene encoding troponin T, cardiac muscle isoforms isoform X4, yielding MSDTEEATYEGQQDEDIVADASEENEGEEAKPKSKPGFVPCLAAPKIPEGEKVDFDDIHRKRMEKDLTELQTLIEAHFEKRKKEEEELLSLTARIEKRRSERAEQMKIRAERERERQNRVAEEKARKEDEEAKKKADEDARKKMILSNLTFTGYKTQTGPKRQTEREKKKKILNDRRKELDIDQMKEDKLREKAKELWDWIRQLEAEKFEFQYKHTKQKYEVTVLRNRVSDHQKVSKGGRGKRGLRK
- the tnnt2b gene encoding troponin T, cardiac muscle isoforms isoform X1; the encoded protein is MSDTEEATYEGQQDEDIVADASEENEGEEAKPKSKPGFVPCLAAPKIPEGEKVDFDDIHRKRMEKDLTELQTLIEAHFEKRKKEEEELLSLTARIEKRRSERAEQMKIRAERERERQNRVAEEKARKEDEEAKKKADEDARKKMILSNLTFTGYKVMFFCFFLHTTYSIITSPHVSSPPDQQTQTGPKRQTEREKKKKILNDRRKELDIDQMKEDKLREKAKELWDWIRQLEAEKFEFQYKHTKQKYEVTVLRNRVSDHQKVSKGGRGKRGLRK
- the tnnt2b gene encoding troponin T, cardiac muscle isoforms isoform X2, translated to MSDTEEATYEGQPDASEENEGEEAKPKSKPGFVPCLAAPKIPEGEKVDFDDIHRKRMEKDLTELQTLIEAHFEKRKKEEEELLSLTARIEKRRSERAEQMKIRAERERERQNRVAEEKARKEDEEAKKKADEDARKKMILSNLTFTGYKVMFFCFFLHTTYSIITSPHVSSPPDQQTQTGPKRQTEREKKKKILNDRRKELDIDQMKEDKLREKAKELWDWIRQLEAEKFEFQYKHTKQKYEVTVLRNRVSDHQKVSKGGRGKRGLRK
- the tnnt2b gene encoding troponin T, cardiac muscle isoforms isoform X3, coding for MSDTEEATYEGQHASEENEGEEAKPKSKPGFVPCLAAPKIPEGEKVDFDDIHRKRMEKDLTELQTLIEAHFEKRKKEEEELLSLTARIEKRRSERAEQMKIRAERERERQNRVAEEKARKEDEEAKKKADEDARKKMILSNLTFTGYKVMFFCFFLHTTYSIITSPHVSSPPDQQTQTGPKRQTEREKKKKILNDRRKELDIDQMKEDKLREKAKELWDWIRQLEAEKFEFQYKHTKQKYEVTVLRNRVSDHQKVSKGGRGKRGLRK